Genomic segment of Calypte anna isolate BGI_N300 chromosome 12, bCalAnn1_v1.p, whole genome shotgun sequence:
TAAGCTCCGCCCACCTGGGGGTTCCCCCGGGCTGGCCCCGCCCCGCAGCGCGTGGTGAGGGCGGGACCGGGCAGGGTTCGGTGCGGCGAGGGTCGAGTGGGTAGCGCGCTACGGGCCGGGCCGAACCGAACCTCTGCCCCGAGTGTCGCCGGGTACTGCTGTCCCCAGGCGGTGCCCTCCTGTGTCACCAGCGTTCCCGGCGCTTGTGAGTCACCAGATCCTGCCCCACGCCGAGAGCTTCCTCCCAGCAGTgccctccttctcctgcctcatGGCCGATGTTCTTCTCTGCGCTACCCCAGCAGCCCACCCCCCTCGCCGTGACCTTGACCCCCACACCCTGTCCGTGTCTGTTTGTCTTTCTAGGCCAGCTCATCGCCGGCTGGTCACTGGGTGTTGACTCTGCGCATTCCTCCCCAGCTCTCATTAACCGGGGCAGGCGCGCTGCCGGCGCACTCCGGAGCCACCCCGCTGGGCTGCGGCGGATGCTGATATCTTGGGGACTTCACGTCAGGAGGTGTGAGAGGTGACCCTGGTGACTGGCGTTGCTTGGGGACGGGGGTGTGGGTTAGGGCTGGTCCCAGCTTGGGCTAAGGACAAAAACGTTGAGGTCTGCCCAGATCTCAGCCCATTTCAGCTCTGGGGCCCATCCTGTACCCACTGTCACCATGGCAATGGAGTGGTCCGTCTGGGTCCTCCTGGTGCTCCTACCCACCGTGACCTACACGGGGGGGCCTGGCCCTGTCCTCATCAACCGCCCCTTCGTCACCATCTGGAACATCCCCACCGAGCGCTGCTCCATGAAGTACAATGTCACCATCAACCTGGAGGTCTTTGATGTCTTGGCCAATGACCACCAGTCTTTCATTGGGCCGGACATCACCCTCTTCTACAGTGAGGAGTTGGGGCGCTACCCCTACTACACGGCTGAGGGGGTGCCAGTGAATGGGGGGCTTCCCCAAAACGCCAGCCTGCTGGCCCACCTGCTCCAGGCCGCCCAGGACATCAAGGtcaccctgcccagccctgcctaTGATGGCTTGGCCATCATTGACTGGGAGAAGTGGCGTCCGCTGTGGATCCGCAACTGGGACTCCATGGATATCTACCACCAGAAGTCAGAGGAGCTGGTACAGCAGCAGCACCCGCAGTGGTCCCCCAAGGAGGTAAAGGAGGAGGCCATGAAGCTGTTTGAGCAGAGTGCCCGTGCCTTCATGGAGTGGACCCTGCAGCTGGGCAAGACCCTTCGTCCTGGTGGCTACTGGGGGTTCTATGGCTTCCCCAACTGCTACAACAATGACTTTGACAGCCTGCCCTACACTGGGTTGTGCCCAGAGGTGGAGCACGAGAGGAACAAGGAGCTGTGGTGGCTCTGGCAGAGCAGCCGGGCACTCTATCCCAGCATCTACCTGCCCCCCCACTTGAATGGCACCAGCAAAGTGCTTCCCTACGTCCGGCACCGCGTGGCCGAGGCTTTTGCTGTCGTCAATGGCAGCATCCCCGTCGTGCCCTACTCCCAGATTGCTTTTGACTGCACCAGTGACTTCCTCTCCCAGGTgatggggatgtggggatggtGGGCACCTCTCGGGTTGATAGGTTGGTGCTGGGGAGTCTTTAGCTCTGCCGGGGCACTGCAGGGGCCTTTGGGCACCACTGACTTCTCTTCCCATGGTTGCAGGAGGACCTGATCAACACCATTGGGGAAAGTGCTGCTCAGGGCGCTGCCGGCATCGTCCTCTGGGGCAGCCTCAACTACAGCATCTCCAAGGTGAGTGTGCTGGGTGGCACCTTCCCACTGCCCACCCAAACCTCCCTGCCCCATCCGTGCAGGGCTATGACACCAGGTGCCATTTCAGGAGATGTGCCTGAGGCTGAAGGACTACACGGAGGGGCCCCTGGGACACTACATTGTCAATGTGACGGCCAGTGCCGAGCTGTGCAGCCGGAGCCTCTGCTCAGGCCGGGGCCGCTGCGTGCGCCGGGACAATCAGCGAGGCTTCTTCCACCTGGATCCCTCCCGCTTCTCCATTGACCTGCAAGCCAGGAAGCCCTGGCTGGTGGCACAGAGCCTGGAACCTGGTGACGATGTCTCCCAGCTGGCCGAGGAGTTCCGCTGCCAGTGCTATGACAAGTGGCAGGGACCCCGCTGTGACAGGCAGAGCTTTGCCCTGTGAGCTCCCCTCTGGTGCTGAGGAcactgggcagggcagggtgaaATTGTGGGGCTGGGAACCCGGCTGCTAATAAAGCTGATAGGCACCTGCATGTGTCTCCTTGTCTTCCACCAAGGTATGTTTTGGGGCAAGAGTGTCCCCCAGTGACATTGGCAGTGCCTTGGGATGCTGCCAATCGGGCTGTGCATCGGTTGGGGGGTCTGGGAGTGGAATACCTCAGAGAagccagtaaaaaaaaaaaaaaaaattatgtgaaaagGTACAAGAACCTCCAGAAATGTCTTTGCTGTGCTGGTGGCTTTTGAGTTGCTGCTCCACAGCCTTTGGCAGAGAGCAGGgtagcagcagggctggaactTCAGCCAGTGTCCAGAGTGCTGGCTTGTGGGGTCCCTCCTCAGCCAGATGCTGCTGCACCTTCCCTGTGTCTTACCCAGGCCCCCTGGTCCCCTTTATTTCTCTTGGGTTTTTCCAGCAGTGTGGAGTTCATTTCCCAAGCTGaacaaatgcaagaaaatagaaatctcttcctgttttctgcCTGTTTCGTGAGAAGGGCTCCGTGGTTTGAAGAGCACAGTTTCCACATGGGAAGAGGTGTGTGCCCAGACGATGCTCCCTTCCCACACTGCAGCAGTCTCCCAGGGGCTGATAACTGAAAGTAAAACACCACAAAAGTTGTGTACAGGAAATGGAAGGACAGGGATGTGTGCCTCCCCCTGTTCCTTGCTTTGGTTCCTCtacttctctttgttttttccagtgtaaGAACAAGAGGAACAAAACCAATCCTGCTCTGTAAAGCTTTAGCATCACCTCCCTCTCTGCAGGATCAGGTGCTTTGCTGCAAAGGAGAGGTCTGATCTCCAGGCTGTGGGACTCAGCAATTCTCTTCCCTTTTACACAATCCTTCTCTGGATTGTTTATGATCCTGTGAGTGTTAGGGCAGTAAAGGTGAGGACATTAAGCATAGGGACAGTGTGGGCAGAGCTCCATGGTGGGCATTTGGCCAGAGCAGGGAGGGTCTCCTGGAGCTTGCAGAGCATCACTGAAGGCCTGGCCTGGACAGAGAGGCATGGTGCAGATCAACTGGACTTCACTCTtgccctgcagtgctggcatAAATGGAAGGTTTGGTATTTCCCCGCTGCAGAAATGTCATATGGTCTTTGTTGCCTTGTCCCTGGATGCTGACTGGAAGGAATTTTCATCCAAGCTGTGATCACAGCCTAAATTTTGCATTTGCCAAAATGCAGAGAACTGCAGCAAGTGTGTAGGAAGAAACCTCTGCCAGGCACAGGAGAAGGTGGCCCAGGCAAAAAGGAGAATTGAATTCCTCcagtcctttccttttccaagtAACGTTGTAGCACAGAGCCAGAGGACAGACATCTctttcagaagagcagaaagacCGAAGGGAAACTGCTCAGCAGGGacttgctatttttcttctctctgggcAAGTGCAATGCAGCTGCCTTCATTGTCACAGGTAGGAGAGCTTGTGCAGGTAACACAGTTTTAGCAACAAAACTTTATGACAATGAAAACAGTTCTAAGTACCTGTTTTTAAGATGGGCACAAATGTCTTCCAAAAAAGCAGTCACTACCACCACCATCCTGGCATGAGTAACTTAGGGTTGTACCTTCAGCAGTCTTATGGACCCCAGTAAGAACCCGAATTtgatttctgcagagctgctgcagctgactTGTTCATTTCTTGTTATACTGACTATGGCTCTGAGAAAGGATCTGCTCTTTGGATTCCCCAGTCATGGCTTTCAGGAACTTGTACTGGGTTATCACCAACCTCTTTGCCAAGCCTGTGCCCCCCCCTAAAAATTAGTCAGAATTGGATTGTGTCCCAGAATTAATTGTTTAATCTAATTGTTATATAGTTAGCTTGGTAAATGTTGGGTGTGGATGTTGGGAACAATGTTATCTTAGTATTTTTTGTATGTGGAATGTGATTTAACTTAATGAACACTCAAACACACTCCTCCCAAGTTACAGAGAATTGGATATTTACCATTTATCACATGCTGGAACTGAAAGCAAAGTTCACCCTGCTAATCAGACAAAATGTCTGAATTTCAAGAACTCCTGATGCCTGGCAGGTATCACAGCTGTGTGCCAGGAGCTTTCAGTCTGTTCTTTCCCTTCAGGTTTTGAGATTCTGAATATCTGGTGCATTGTTAGGGGCTGGTTTGGGACTTGTACTGGGCACAGAAGTTTATGTTATCTCAGCCCATTAACTGAACTGAGCATTGAAAGAGGTATCAGGAATGATGCTCTTCTGGCCTTGCAGAAGGGTCTAACCCTGTCAGCAGTTGCACAAGCACTGCAAGAAAACCTGCCTttgggtgctgctctgcagttcaTCTGAGACGGGAAACCCAGACCAGACCTGCTTCTTGTTGTTGAAATGATGCAAGTTGGGCATGAACACATAATAATAGTTTAAAAGGTGTAAGAGGATTTGTTTTATTCATCCTGTTTGTGGTAGCTATTCCTTGGTTCTTCCCTCTTGCCATATATCTAAAGACACCCAAGACACTGGATTTCATGTAACCCAGCTCATTATCCTCCAGCCTCCAAGGATCAGACACAAGTAAGACCTGGCATGCTCTGCCAACAGGCAGCTTAGATGCACTGAACATCTGCtgggctggtttgttttttttttttttttttttggtttttgtttgtttgtttgtttgtttgtttgtttgtttgtttttttcaggtctgAAAACCACACTCCACCTTTTACCTGTGCAGTGCTCTCCGAGTCCACCCACAACATGAGAGAGCCTGGGCTGGAGAGGAGCCAACCAAGATCCCACAGCGTGGGTcccacctctgcctgctccacACCAGGTGGGTGCAGCATGCTCATGATGCCCTCACACCAGCTCCCATCTTCTGTGCTCAGGGTGATTGAGAAATCTGCTGTGCTCAGAGCTCAGTTGTCCTCTGGGCTCACTCAAAACTGCTTTTTAGGCTTTTTCCATGTGTTGCTTAAAGAAATAAGGGCAGGCTGCCACTTAAAACTGTCCTTACATTGcacagcttttcatttcaaccactaagggtttttttgcctcGGTAGCTTAAGCCCCATGTTATTGCCCAAAAGAACTTAAGTACTTACTATGGTTACCTATCCCAAGCAGACAAAATTCAGTTGCTGATTGCTCTGAAATGAGAAAGATTATTCTGTGATCTAGAATGAAGCTACTGCTAGTGAGAAGCCTTAAATGCTTCAATATGACTAGGACATGAAGGTCTAGCTGAATGGTACAGTGTAGATTAAGTCTGCATAAAACAGGCTGAAGGAAACTCTCCCAAACAATCCACAGGTTTTTCAGGTACAAGTTGGAAATTAGAGGCCTGGTAATAAGCTCATAAGAAAAGTTCTCCCCTGCCTTGTTCCCTGAGTAAGAAGGTCACAATCAGTAAAGACAGAATTTTTCCACATTCCTCTAAGTGTGTCCAGTCAGACACTAAGAtgatgttttcagttttgtattTGTCTATGCCTATGGTCTGACCATCAAGATGGTGACTGTATTTTGAGACCTCAGGAGttgttttagttttcatttacTATTGCACTCCACTTCATACAATGCTTTGGACAgaaatcataaaatgaaaatcagaagaatGGGAAGCAGGTCCCTTCAGCCCATTTCTCCTGCAGCCCTtgcagctgggtgctgagctTCTCCCACAGCCTCTGGACTCAAGGTACAAACAAGCagcaattttttattaatttaatccTTCCTAAAAGCAGTCACAGCAACTGTATGGCTTGAAATTAGATGCCATGTAGgtgtttaaaatgctttttattccatttaCATTGCAGCAGAAGTTTGTGGCCCCAGTACTAATGTTGCTCTGGGTACCTGTAAGCCCATTGCAGCTGAAGGAAGACAGAGCTGAGTGCCCTGAACCTGGAGGAGATATTTAGAATCAGTGCCAGCAGCATGAAGTGATGACAAAACTCTGTGTTCATGTGAGACCAACTTTAATCCACCACCAGGTCAGTACAAGGCATGAGACAGTGTGGGGGCAGGACTGGAGTGTCCTGGGGATGGGTGAGTCTGGGTATGGGCTTTGGTTGTTCTGTTTAGCTGCAGTCACAGAAAGCTCATCAAATTCCCCATCACCAACAAGCTTAGAGGTGAGAAGCTCACAAAAGCAAAGGAGCTCAAAGGCTGTGGAGAGAAGCACCTTAGAGAAACAGGagaccaggaggaggagaaggcacAAAAATGTGTCCAAGGACAATTGCACTTATGAGTGGCTCGAGGTGCtacccagagcagcaggagggaatggcctcaggttgtgccaggggaggtttgcattggagattaggaaaaatttcttcccctAAAGGGTTGccagacactggcacaggctgcccagggcagtggtagagtcaccatccctgaagggatttaaaagatgaaaatatgcATTCATGTATTTCTTAGGGACATGATTTGGTGGTGGAATTGGCAGCGCTGGATTAATGGTTgataatcttaaaggtcttttccaaccaaaatcattctatggttctatcTAGAAGAGATGTAAATCAGTCTTCAGGGGCCACAGATGCTGCTGTCGCCTTGAATGTGGTGCCTCTTGCAGGGATATCAAATGTCATTCCTCTGATTCAACAGATTGCAATTTCAAAagttacttgaaaaaaaaaaccaaaaaaccccaaaaaacctaaaccctGAAGCATGGTTTTCAAGCTCTCAGCAAGTGTTGAAACATCCAGCACCAACAGCAGCCCCTGCCTCAGGTTGTGTAAATAAAAATGCCTCTGTGTTTGGAAGCTTGAACCACTTtgttccatgattttttttttcagatctgcCAGCAATAGGGCTGGGCACCCAAAGAGAGGTGCAGGAGCCTGGTTTGTGTGCTGCTCCCCTGCAGCCACAATGGGCAGAAGCAGCACACTGGTGTTACTTGCAGTatctctgctgctctgatttGGCAGCAACTCCTCTCCTAGTTATTTTCCAGCCCGAGGAACAGGCTAATCACTGTCTTGTGCTGGCGCTAGGAAGTCGGCAGGAGTGTTACCAACAGCCTGAGGAGAGTCAGAGCAAAGCCTTGTGAACTGACCTCAGTGAAGCTGTTTGCTTGTGCTGTGCAAAACGCCCTGCAAAGTGATCTTCCTCTGCTGACACACGAAACCACACACTGCTCCAAACACTGCTCTCATCTGCTGATGCCAGCTTCAAGCAGACACCCAATATTACAGCAGAACAGTCTCCAGGACCTGTCCTGCATTTGACTGTAATCCTTCTCAGGAGGAAAAACCCTGATTTTACAGATTACCAGTCATAATTCCCAATGAAGACATCGATAGCTGTAATCCTCTGTTGGGTAGAGCTCAGGGTTAGTTTTGGCAAACACAAACCAAGTTGGAATCGAAGGgggaaaactaaaaaaaaaaccaaacaaactttGAGGTTGTTCCTGCCCTCAGTGCAAAGTATGTATTCTTTACTATCTTATTTGTTTTAGCACACACCAAcctgctgcacacagcagctATCAGCTGAGATAACAGGGAGTCCAATGTTTGAGGCCCAGCTTTCCTCACCATAACAACAAAGCTGTAAAGAGAGTAAGGGGACGTGGGTAATTGCAGCATCCAGCATGGCAGGTGCAGCCTTGCTGGAAGGCTGATATTTTGTCAGGATTTATTTTATACTGTCACGGTGCATGATGTGGAGCCACAGTGCATGTCTGAGCACAGATACCCCACATACTCTGGGGAGTCTGTGTGGTGCAAAGCATTGACAGAATATAATATACACAGTGTATACACAGTGCCAGAGAGCATGTGTGTGCTGCCTTGTCTTCAAGGCAGCTGGGAAAAGCGGTGGTCTGTATTTAATCTTCTTGTCCTTTTATAAAATAGTGGAGGTGGTGACCTTTGAATATGGTCTTCTGAAACCAGCCTGCTCTCCCTGACTGATTAAGCCAGCTCTTGGGGCACAAGTGACTCTTTATATTCTCTGATCTAGACCAGAAAAACCTCCCTCAAGCAAGCTGCCCTTTTCTCCCTGCATCTCTGCTACCCTATCAAAATTCATTTGATGGGGCAGATTTTCTGATAAAAATCCAGATTGCATTTAATCACACTGAAAATACctatgctgctttttatttcgTGTACTAACACTGTTGTGTTTGCTTTGCCAGTCTGCTTGTAGACCTTGTTGAATCAGTAACCACATTCAACTCGAACCAATTAATGGCAAAAGCTCTCCCCACCAGTCTATGAAAGCAGGTAAGCCCTAGAACAATCCACCAAAATCTCCTAGCAGCTGCTCTTTAGGGTGTTAGTCAGAAGGGTCATGAaaccttttcctcttcagttaTGGCCAGAAGGCATAATAAAGTATATAAATCCAATAACATGGAGTAAAGGGATCTCATCTTAGAATGCCTGGGTCTGAGTTCTTGCTAGATAAATCAATGTAGGAGCTAAAATAACAAGGCAGTTAATTGATGAGTAATCCCTAAGTGGCATGGAACTAAAATACATCAAAGTAGTCCTTTCTGTTGTGGCTGAGCACATTATTTATCGCTTCTACTACACATATACTAGTAGAAAGAAGTGCAACAGAAATGCAAGCAATTTGCCAAAAGATGTGCtcaatataatatttatataatctTCTTATGTGCTGCCTGTCGTGAGGGGGGCCTGCAATgaaagaaagggttttttttcccaaaggttATGGAAAATCTCAGTTGCCTGGGATAGAGAAGCAGCAGTTGACTACAGCTGTGTGTACAGAAAACGTGAGGCATAAAAATAGCCCAACACTCCAGCAACGCACGCAGCAAGATTCCCCACTTCCAAAGAGCCTGAGAAAGGCCAGGCAAGCTCTTAGGGTCTGACCAGACTTGAATGAGAATTCCCACTCACCAAGATAAGGCTTCCCAGACCAGTCTTGAGGTAGCTTAACATGCTTCTATGCTTCAGGACAAGACTCCActtagttttttaaaatcttatagTCTGGACAAATAgctcagagagagaaaaatcaaggtAGTGTCTGACTACATCAGTAACTGTATTAACTTTTGCTTGCCAGTTCAATGGTTGATGTTTCTGCCTTCTattcttctccttcccactgGGCAGAGACTGCAAAAtgtcttaaagaaaaagagtggtGCTACCTGGCACAACTGAATGCAGCACAGTCCTGCATTTGCCCAGTTCCTATGAAATTTAACAAGGACCCAACAGGTTAAACTTTCCAGTGAAACTGAGGAACTTGACCACAACCCAGCTGAAATAGTTACAAACCTCTCATTGATTTAcccatcttttatttcttgtcaCCCAGAGATAAAAACCATGGGCTCATAGTTAAAAAAGTAAAGTAGGAGAAAGCAACCTgttaaaataacagcagcatcagtgtccccaggcagctgaGGCTTGTCACAGCAATGCTGCTGATAAGCCTGATCAGATGCATTCCcttgccagcagctgcaggcagctgcattTGTGTGGCCTTTTCTTCAGCCTCGGGGTAGAAATACACACTGAGCTGATCTTGGAAGCCACAAAAGCACGTCCAGGGCAAAACATTTTCCAGGGTCCCCAAGTGTGGGATTGTTTCCAATTTAACTATTTTTGAGAAGGACTCGGGACTAAGTCACACGTTTTCCAAATAGATGACCCTGCTTGCTCAGTCTGTCTGAGCATAAACTGGGACCAAATATCCCAGGGAGAAACTTTGTGAGTACTTATCTTaaactcttcttccttcccaagtcctctgaaatgcaaataaattataagatgtatttttttctttccataaatcTGCCCCTAGTTCCACTCACCTAATTAACTACACCTCTCTAACTTGGACAAAACCAGCCTGATTAAGGGTTGGCTGCACAGATCTTGAGCAGAACTCAAGATTTCTAGCATTCTTGTACTGGTTTATCTGCTATttaatgtgttttgcttttaaaaacacttcagtcCTCTGCAAACTTTGTATCCTGCAGtacagctgcttttctgggaGCTGCAGAATGCCAAACCCTCTGGGACAAGAAGGCACAAGAAGGGACAAGCCCCACCGCAGGCAGAGGATGGGAGGAGCTGAGGGCTAAGGTTTGCCTTTGCACCTTGAAGAAAAGCTACAGAGGAAGATGCACGTGGTTAAACAAAAGACAGAAACCACTGAGAGGACACACAAGCACCTTGTTTGGTCTGCTTCTGTCCATCAGCCCACACCAGACTGCAGGCTGCTTTCACAGTTAGGACCTTCTGCATGAAGTTTCTGGTTGTTACTGAGCTACTTCTGACTGGATGGGGGAAGAATCCCTTTGAACCCTTTTGCCAACATGGAATCCTTGCAgctgtgtggttttgttgggttttctttacttttaagGCCAAGGACAGGAGGGTGAACTGCTGCAGGGCCCAGCCCCTGAGCTCCATTTCTGGCCCTGTCTCAGCTGCTCATGATGCTTCATGCCAGCTgcaaaaacctctttttttttttaatttttttttttttaagggaacaTGGGGATGAGGTTTCACTAAGCCCAGAAACTGGGGCTGTAAGATGTTTCAACGTGAGAGCAGGTGAGATCAAGGGCCTCTCCCCCATCCCAAGGGCTTACAGCTGCAGGACATTTCTTATGAAGTCTCTCAGAACTCCAGCAAGTCGCCCTCACTCCAAGCTGGAAGGAGCCAAACACCAAAATCAGAGCTATTTATATCCAGTTTTGAGCTATGTCATCCCTGCCAGTGATAACCACTCTGCTCCACAACAGCATTGGTAACATGGTAGCCCTGTGCACCTATTGTATCATCATTTTCTTCATGCTGTTAACAGTGGGCAATGAAACTTCTAATACAGAGAAGGCCACGGTTAGGTGAAGTTACTTGAGCTTCTTAAGAAGataaagcaaatgaaatgttAATGCTTCAGATGAAATCACAGGGAGTTAAGAAGGATTGTCCAGAAGGGGGACAAAATACTGTCCAGCAGGTAGATCCAATAGGCAACTTTGGTCTCCATGGAGCCAGTGACTTGCACTTGGGCACCTTGAGAAGCTCTACAGCTCTCCAGGGGATTTCTGTGGGTTACTGCTTTCTTTTGGTACAGCTTAGGACTGAAGGAGTGGTGGGGTTTGGTCTCAGAGAGCAGTAACTCAACCCTTGATCTGAGTCACCTACAGACACTTCAAGGAAGTGATACCGAGCACTGTACTGACCTCAGCTGCCGAGTTTCCTCATTACAGGAGGCATCATCACCTGCAGATAACCATGCAATACTCTGTTTGCAAAAAAGCTCCCTTTCTTTCATGTGGCTTAATTTCTGTAAGCAATTAACACTAAAGAACCTTTTTTTCAGTAGAGGTTTGAAGCACCAGGTGAtccccaggcagagccagggTAGTTACAATGCTTGTTACCAGTGGGAGTCTGAAACCTGCTGCCCAAACAGCAAACTTTTGAGCTCACTTGGAGAGAACCTGGGAAGCAGAATGAAGATGTGCAGGTAGAGTAAGAAGAACAAAGATGCATAGGTAGACATCCTGCCTACAGGATTATTCTGACTTTTAGCTGCCAAGCACTTACAGACTGGTGCTTTCTTAAGCTTCTTATGTTTTCTGCTTGGCCCCTTTCATTAGTGGTGGTATTTTTCCCTCCCCAAACTTGTTTGCCTATCTTGGCAGGTCAAGTGCTCTGAAAGACAGATAGCAATGCTCTCCTGAGCACAGGgctgcctctcctgctcctcaccacGTACAGGACATGCTTACAGTGTGATGAGATAACAACTGCAGAGCTTCCATGCACACCCATTGATTTGATGCCTCCCTCAAATCGACAGTGTAATAAAATTACAAAGCAGTTGATGAAGCGAAGccataaaaataatctgtccCTCCTTGAACAAGGCAACATAAACACTTAAACACTGCCATGAGGATAGTGTGAGGAGCCAGTGGATTGTTGTCACCATGCTTGAGCTGACAAATTGTCCTCAGAGATCCTGGATGGAGAAGCTCCTGCAGGACCAGGTAGGGGGCTGTGGCCTGGGTGCACTTCCAGGCTGTCATCGCCCTCTTGGCTTCCCTGGGATCTCACTGAGGGGGATCCCAGCCCCGAggtgtgtgtgtccctgccctcctggggacactgctggggtGTGCTGCTAGTTGGACCCACTGGGTCCTTGCTGGGGTCACCTGTTGACTCCTGAGCGAGTGCTTGGAGCCGACAAACATCGTTTTCTCCCGAGAAAGTCGgtccctgcctccagctgggctggctgccTTCATGGCCAGGTCTGCAAAATGGCTACAGCAGCTCCACCTCCGCTGTTTATTTgagttttgggatttttgtttggttggtttttctttttttttcttttaatttggctcattttaccaaaaaaacaTAAAGTCAACCAAACAACCCACCATAAAACCCTGATCAGAAAGTAGGAGCGCGGCTGACGTCCCGGGCGGGAGCTGGCACCGGAGGAGCTGCCGAGGGATGGGGCCGCGCTTCACCCCGGAGGGGCGGCTGCTCTGCCGGGCTgagccgagccgggccgggccgcgggCGGTGCGGGGGTTCCCGCAGCAATGGCCGAGCGGAGCTGATCCCGTTCCGCGCCCGTTCCGCTGCTGGCACGGGCGGGCCGGGGGGAGCGGCGGGGGCggcccggcggggcgggggctgcCCGGGGACGGTCTCcgccgctccgctccgccccGCGCGGGGCGCGCACACCCGCGGGCAGCTCCGCGGGGCGCCGCGGCCAGGACCCTCCGCTGCCGAGCCGAGGGGTTGCGGGAGGGTCTCCCCGCGCaccgccgggccgggccggaccggaCCCTCCGCCGCAGATGTGgggctgccgccgccgccgcggctGCCCGCAGGGCCGGCACTGCCGAGGTAGGAGCCCCGCGGCCTCCCCGCCCACAGCGGGGCTGCTCCCGGTGGCTGGGCGCCCGCCGGGCCCCTTCGCCCCTTCCCATCCCCGGCTGTAAAGGGGGGGAGCCCCGGGGCAGCCCCCCCACCCTGGGGAGCCCCACGCGTGTCGGGGCAAAGCTGGGTGTGGGGTTGGGAAGTGTCGTGTGTTCTCTGGGGCAGCCCTTTCCAGCCCTTTCCTCTGGATTGTCCTTTCCAGCTCCACCAAGCAGTAAGGGTGACCGACAtctccagggctggggaggtgggaaGTGGGAACCCTGGGCCAAGGCAGAGGAAGGCTTGGGAGATGTGGGTGTGGGGAGAGGGAATGGTAGTGTACCAGCGACTAGTTGATGTCTGAGTTATTTTTGGAAACTGCTGTGAGGGATATACGTGTTTTTTAACTGTCTGTGGGAAGGTGTATTTACATCGTGCTCTTCTGAGCGTTGGTGCTTTCCATTGGCTGTAAAATCACTGTTCTGGCAAACGCTGGTCCAACCGGTTAGTTGTTCTTTCCCATTCCTAATGGCAACACCATAAAAAACATAATCTGCATCTTTTTTATCTCTTCCCTTGGGATTTTGCTGCTAGCTTGCTGTAGCCCTTCCTCGGGAAAGGCCAACTCTCCCCAAGGACTGAGGGGCCTGGTG
This window contains:
- the HYAL1 gene encoding hyaluronidase-1; the encoded protein is MAMEWSVWVLLVLLPTVTYTGGPGPVLINRPFVTIWNIPTERCSMKYNVTINLEVFDVLANDHQSFIGPDITLFYSEELGRYPYYTAEGVPVNGGLPQNASLLAHLLQAAQDIKVTLPSPAYDGLAIIDWEKWRPLWIRNWDSMDIYHQKSEELVQQQHPQWSPKEVKEEAMKLFEQSARAFMEWTLQLGKTLRPGGYWGFYGFPNCYNNDFDSLPYTGLCPEVEHERNKELWWLWQSSRALYPSIYLPPHLNGTSKVLPYVRHRVAEAFAVVNGSIPVVPYSQIAFDCTSDFLSQEDLINTIGESAAQGAAGIVLWGSLNYSISKEMCLRLKDYTEGPLGHYIVNVTASAELCSRSLCSGRGRCVRRDNQRGFFHLDPSRFSIDLQARKPWLVAQSLEPGDDVSQLAEEFRCQCYDKWQGPRCDRQSFAL